The proteins below come from a single Alnus glutinosa chromosome 9, dhAlnGlut1.1, whole genome shotgun sequence genomic window:
- the LOC133878155 gene encoding protein NRT1/ PTR FAMILY 5.2-like: MAVEEGVGDYTQDGTVDLKGNPVRRSKRGGWTACSFIVVYEVFERMAYYGISSNLILYLTKKLHQGTVTASNNVTNWVGTVWITPILGAYVADAHLGRYWTFVIACIVYISGMSLLTLAVSLPGLKPPQCLETDMENCKKASTLQIAVFYGALYTLAIGTGGTKPNISTIGADQFDDFDHKEKSHKLSFFNWWMFSIFFGTLFANTVLVWVQDNVGWTLGYALPTLGLAISIAIFLAGTSFYRHKVLVASPFTRMAKVIVAALNKWRVRIPDDPKELYELDLEEYAKKGKFRIDSTTTLRFLTKASVKTGSTNSWMLCSVTQVEETKQMLRMIPIWVATFIPSATGAQINTLFVKQGTTLDRGIGSFKIPPASLSGFVTISMLVSVVLYDRLFIKIVQRWTKSPRGITLLQRMGIGFFMLIIIMIIASLTERYRLRVAKENGLVENGGQVPLTIFILLPQFVLIGTADAFLAVAMIEFFYDQAPENMKSLGTSYSMTTLGVGNFLSSFLLSTVSHITKEHGHHGWILNNLNASHLDYYYAFFAVLNLLNFGFFLIVIKFYVYKAEISNSIQVLTEELKGMKVQVSNQEESRR, encoded by the exons ATGGCTGTGGAAGAAGGTGTTGGTGATTACACGCAGGATGGGACAGTGGATCTGAAAGGGAACCCGGTCCGTCGATCCAAGCGTGGTGGATGGACCGCTTGCTCCTTTATTGTCG TGTACGAGGTTTTCGAACGCATGGCGTATTATGGTATATCTTCCAAtctgattttgtatttaacaAAGAAGCTCCACCAGGGCACCGTCACCGCTTCCAACAATGTCACCAATTGGGTCGGAACTGTTTGGATCACTCCAATCTTGGGTGCTTACGTCGCTGATGCTCATCTCGGCCGTTACTGGACGTTTGTCATTGCCTGCATCGTTTATATCTCG GGAATGTCACTACTAACACTGGCCGTTTCACTTCCTGGCTTAAAACCACCTCAATGCTTAGAGACTGATATGGAGAACTGTAAGAAGGCTTCGACATTACAGATTGCCGTGTTTTATGGTGCACTCTATACCTTAGCCATCGGAACAGGCGGAACCAAGCCCAACATCTCCACCATCGGGGCAGACCAGTTCGATGATTTCGACCACAAGGAGAAGTCTCACAAGCTGTCCTTCTTCAATTGGTGGATGTTCAGCATATTCTTCGGGACACTTTTTGCCAATACAGTTCTTGTGTGGGTACAAGACAATGTAGGATGGACCTTAGGATATGCGCTTCCGACTCTTGGACTTGCAATATCCATTGCCATCTTCTTGGCAGGCACATCCTTCTACAGACACAAGGTGCTCGTAGCCAGTCCCTTCACAAGGATGGCCAAGGTCATTGTAGCTGCTTTAAATAAATGGAGGGTGCGTATCCCTGATGATCCAAAAGAGCTCTATGAGCTTGACTTGGAAGAGTATGCCAAGAAAGGAAAGTTCAGAATTGATTCCACAACCACCTTGAG gttccttacCAAGGCGTCTGTGAAAACCGGCTCAACTAATTCATGGATGCTATGCTCAGTTACACAAGTCGAAGAGACTAAACAAATGTTACGAATGATCCCAATCTGGGTTGCCACTTTCATACCAAGCGCAACAGGCGCCCAGATCAATACTCTTTTTGTCAAGCAAGGGACCACTCTTGATAGAGGCATTGGCAGCTTCAAAATCCCCCCCGCAAGTTTAAGTGGATTTGTTACCATATCCATGCTTGTCTCAGTTGTGCTCTATGATCGGTTGTTCATCAAGATTGTGCAAAGGTGGACTAAAAGCCCTAGAGGCATCACTCTCCTTCAAAGAATGGGAATTGGCTTTTTTATGCTAATTATAATTATGATAATCGCATCGCTAACCGAGAGATATAGACTGAGAGTGGCTAAGGAAAATGGGTTGGTTGAAAATGGAGGACAAGTTCCTTTAACCATATTTATTTTACTTCCTCAATTCGTGCTTATAGGCACCGCAGATGCATTTTTAGCCGTTGCCATGATTGAGTTCTTCTATGACCAGGCGCCAGAAAACATGAAGAGTCTTGGGACTTCATATTCCATGACTACTCTAGGAGTTGGAAACTTTCTGAGTAGTTTCCTTCTTTCAACAGTTTCTCACATCACCAAGGAGCATGGTCACCACGGGTGGATTCTAAACAACCTGAATGCTTCTCATCTTGATTATTATTATGCATTTTTCGCTGTACTAAACCTCCTGAACTTCggtttcttcttgattgtgatTAAGTTCTATGTGTATAAGGCTGAAATTTCGAATTCAATTCAAGTGCTTACAGAAGAATTGAAGGGGATGAAAGTGCAAGTTTCTAACCAAGAGGAATCCAGGAGGTAG